In Silene latifolia isolate original U9 population chromosome 3, ASM4854445v1, whole genome shotgun sequence, a single window of DNA contains:
- the LOC141647341 gene encoding E3 ubiquitin-protein ligase JMJ24 isoform X2 yields the protein MDNSGVVNGDDHGGIPDDLRCKRSDGKQWRCTALSMPDKTVCEKHYIQAKKRAANSALRASMKKTKRRPEGESPVYMDGKSDDHKDLGLMDVNETEFTAKKDMDRVPKNQLVGSPGSSPQLKNLLERHPLNELNLEDDMQDDSGNLDGSHRSFRTSPSYAVESLRDLPRKSTVNGAPATSEDVSDASTDSSRDTGGLTCHQCQRSNKGSVIWCLKCERRGYCSSCISTWYANIPLEEIQRLCPACRGSCSCKVCSRVDNLIKGRIKEIPALDKLRYLYCLLFSVLPIVKRIHQQQCVEIELEKKLRGVEVDLERTKLNADEQMCCDCCRVPIVDYHRHCPDCSYDLCLNCCQDLRVTTRVDAEDGLGNNFITKKEQCIYAPSEQESLPKHRLLLTSKFPGWRANEDGGVPCLPRDHGGCGSPYLTLQRIFKMNWVAKLVKNLEEMVSGCTVDNSSTSSEFNCALLECAHREESDDNFIYGPSAQELKRDGTEYFRKNWAKGKPVIVKEVCDISSSASWDPMVIWREICEATDERMNDASKIVKAVDCLDLSEVDIELGQFMKGYSEGLLHENDWPQMLKLKDWPSPSASEEFFLYQRPEFISKVPLLEFIHSKFGLLNVAAKLPHYSLQNDVGPKIFISYGLFEELGRGDSVTNLHLKMRDMVYILVHSCEVKVKGSQQENIEKAQKAYTESGLQHSSEVPCRDLNEVAPVGFPSDEADRHQVCRANLDINLSDPMDETESQSIDLERESVERGAISSYTRPGAAWDVFRREDISKLTEYLKAHWKELGMSDIAQSDSGNPIFNEQVYLKNHHKTRLKEEFGVEPWSFEQYLGQAVFIPAGCLFQVRYLQSTVQLGLDFLSPESLEQASKLAEEIRILPNDHATKLQMVEVGKISLYAASSAIKDVQKLVLDQKSGAELVFEDRNLTAMVSENLEKLIKQRQIA from the exons ATGGATAATTCGGGTGTTGTGAATGGGGATGATCATGGTGGTATACCGGATGATTTGCGGTGTAAGAGGTCGGATGGTAAACAATGGAGGTGTACAGCATTGTCTATGCCGGATAAAACTGTGTGCGAGAAGCACTACATTCAGGCGAAGAAGAGGGCAGCTAACTCTGCGTTAAGAGCTAGTATGAAGAAGACGAAGAGGAGGCCTGAGGGGGAAAGTCCAGTGTATATGGATGGTAAGAGTGATGATCATAAGGATTTAGGTCTTATGGATGTCAATGAGACGGAGTTTACGGCGAAGAAGGATATGGATAGGGTTCCTAAGAATCAACTTGTGGGTTCCCCGGGGTCTTCTCCACAACTGAAGAATTTGTTAGAACGACACCCGTTGAATGAATTGAATTTGGAGGACGACATGCAAGATGATTCTGGTAATTTGGACGGAAGTCATAGGTCTTTCAGGACGTCGCCTTCCTATGCGGTAGAATCATTGAGGGATTTGCCACGGAAAAGCACAGTCAATGGTGCTCCAGCAACAAGTGAG GATGTTTCTGATGCAAGCACAGATTCGTCTAGGGACACTGGTGGACTAACTTGCCATCAGTGCCAAAGAAGTAATAAAGGTTCAGTTATCTGGTGCCTTAAGTGTGAGAGGAGAGGGTACTGCAGTAGCTGCATCAGTACATG GTATGCAAACATCCCTTTAGAAGAGATCCAAAGATTATGCCCTGCATGTCGTGGCTCTTGTAGCTGCAAGGTCTGCTCCAGGGTTGATAATCTGATAAAG GGAAGAATAAAAGAGATACCAGCACTGGACAAGTTGCGATACCTGTACTGCTTGCTGTTTTCAGTGCTTCCTATAGTTAAGCGGATTCACCAGCAACAGTGCGTGGAAATAGAATTAGAGAAAAAGCTTCGTG GTGTCGAAGTTGATCTTGAGAGAACAAAACTGAACGCCGACGAGCAAATGTGCTG CGATTGCTGCAGAGTACCTATCGTAGACTATCATCGACATTGTCCAGACTGTTCTTATGATCTTTGTCTGAATTGCTGCCAAGATCTCCGTGTAACAACTCGGGTTGATGCAGAAGATGGTTTGGGAAATAATTTTATCACTAAGAAAGAACAGTGTATATATGCTCCAAGCGAGCAGGAGTCTTTGCCCAAGCATAGGCTTTTGTTAACTTCAAAATTTCCTGGCTGGAGAGCCAATGAAGATGGAGGTGTACCATGCCTTCCAAGAGATCATGGTGGTTGTGGTTCCCCATATTTGACTCTTCAGAGAATCTTTAAGATGAATTGGGTTGCTAAACTGGTAAAAAATTTAGAAGAGATGGTCAGTGGTTGCACGGTTGACAACTCCAGTACTTCGTCAGAATTCAACTGTGCGCTCCTTGAATGTGCACATCGTGAGGAAAGTGACGACAATTTTATATATGGTCCATCAGCTCAAGAACTTAAAAGAGATGGGACTGAGTACTTTAGAAAGAATTGGGCAAAAGGCAAACCAGTCATTGTCAAAGAGGTTTGCGATATTTCGTCAAGCGCGAGTTGGGACCCCATGGTAATATGGAGAGAAATTTGTGAAGCTACTGATGAGAGGATGAATGATGCAAGTAAAATTGTGAAGGCTGTTGATTGTTTGGATTTGTCTGAG GTCGATATAGAACTTGGGCAGTTCATGAAAGGATACTCGGAGGGGCTCTTGCATGAAAATGATTGGCCTCAAATGTTGAAGTTGAAAGATTGGCCATCTCCAAGTGCTTCAGAAGAGTTCTTTTTGTATCAAAGACCTGAATTTATTAGTAAAGTGCCTTTGCTTGAGTTTATTCATTCGAAGTTTGGGCTTCTGAATGTTGCTGCCAAGTTACCCCACTACTCCTTGCAAAATGATGTAGGGCCTAAAATATTTATCTCATATGGACTGTTTGAGGAGTTAGGAAGAGGTGATTCAGTGACCAATCTCCATTTGAAAATGCGTGATATG GTATATATATTAGTGCATTCATGTGAGGTAAAAGTTAAAGGCTCGCAGCAAGAAAACATTGAGAAGGCGCAGAAAGCCTACACTGAATCTGGATTGCAACATTCATCTGAAGTTCCATGCAGAGACTTAAATGAAGTAGCTCCAGTTGGCTTCCCTTCTGATGAAGCTGATAGACATCAAGTATGTAGGGCAAATCTAGATATAAATCTTAGCGATCCAATGGATGAAACCGAAAGCCAGAGTATTGACCTTGAGCGTGAAAGCGTGGAGAGGGGAGCAATTTCTTCTTATACGCGCCCTGGAGCTGCTTGGGACGTCTTTCGGCGGGAGGATATTTCAAAGCTAACTGAGTATTTAAAAGCACACTGGAAAGAGTTGGGAATGTCGGATATAGCACAAAGTGATTCA GGTAACCCCATTTTTAATGAACAAGTGTATCTCAAGAATCACCATAAAACGAGACTTAAGGAAGAATTTG gggTTGAACCTTGGTCATTTGAACAGTACTTGGGGCAAGCCGTGTTTATACCAGCTGGATGTCTGTTCCAAGTAAGATACCTTCAG TCCACGGTTCAGCTAGGTCTTGATTTCTTATCTCCAGAAAGCTTAGAGCAGGCATCAAAATTGGCTGAAGAGATACGTATTCTTCCAAATGACCATGCTACAAAGCTTCAAATGGTGGAG GTTGGAAAGATATCACTTTATGCAGCTAGCTCTGCAATTAAAGATGTGCAGAAGCTGGTGCTTGATCAAAA GTCTGGTGCGGAACTTGTGTTCGAGGATCGTAATCTAACTGCAATGGTTTCAGAGAACCTGGAGAAATTGATTAAACAAAGACAAATTGCCT AG
- the LOC141647341 gene encoding E3 ubiquitin-protein ligase JMJ24 isoform X1 translates to MDNSGVVNGDDHGGIPDDLRCKRSDGKQWRCTALSMPDKTVCEKHYIQAKKRAANSALRASMKKTKRRPEGESPVYMDGKSDDHKDLGLMDVNETEFTAKKDMDRVPKNQLVGSPGSSPQLKNLLERHPLNELNLEDDMQDDSGNLDGSHRSFRTSPSYAVESLRDLPRKSTVNGAPATSEDVSDASTDSSRDTGGLTCHQCQRSNKGSVIWCLKCERRGYCSSCISTWYANIPLEEIQRLCPACRGSCSCKVCSRVDNLIKGRIKEIPALDKLRYLYCLLFSVLPIVKRIHQQQCVEIELEKKLRGVEVDLERTKLNADEQMCCDCCRVPIVDYHRHCPDCSYDLCLNCCQDLRVTTRVDAEDGLGNNFITKKEQCIYAPSEQESLPKHRLLLTSKFPGWRANEDGGVPCLPRDHGGCGSPYLTLQRIFKMNWVAKLVKNLEEMVSGCTVDNSSTSSEFNCALLECAHREESDDNFIYGPSAQELKRDGTEYFRKNWAKGKPVIVKEVCDISSSASWDPMVIWREICEATDERMNDASKIVKAVDCLDLSEVDIELGQFMKGYSEGLLHENDWPQMLKLKDWPSPSASEEFFLYQRPEFISKVPLLEFIHSKFGLLNVAAKLPHYSLQNDVGPKIFISYGLFEELGRGDSVTNLHLKMRDMVYILVHSCEVKVKGSQQENIEKAQKAYTESGLQHSSEVPCRDLNEVAPVGFPSDEADRHQVCRANLDINLSDPMDETESQSIDLERESVERGAISSYTRPGAAWDVFRREDISKLTEYLKAHWKELGMSDIAQSDSGNPIFNEQVYLKNHHKTRLKEEFGVEPWSFEQYLGQAVFIPAGCLFQVRYLQSTVQLGLDFLSPESLEQASKLAEEIRILPNDHATKLQMVEVGKISLYAASSAIKDVQKLVLDQKSGAELVFEDRNLTAMVSENLEKLIKQRQIACA, encoded by the exons ATGGATAATTCGGGTGTTGTGAATGGGGATGATCATGGTGGTATACCGGATGATTTGCGGTGTAAGAGGTCGGATGGTAAACAATGGAGGTGTACAGCATTGTCTATGCCGGATAAAACTGTGTGCGAGAAGCACTACATTCAGGCGAAGAAGAGGGCAGCTAACTCTGCGTTAAGAGCTAGTATGAAGAAGACGAAGAGGAGGCCTGAGGGGGAAAGTCCAGTGTATATGGATGGTAAGAGTGATGATCATAAGGATTTAGGTCTTATGGATGTCAATGAGACGGAGTTTACGGCGAAGAAGGATATGGATAGGGTTCCTAAGAATCAACTTGTGGGTTCCCCGGGGTCTTCTCCACAACTGAAGAATTTGTTAGAACGACACCCGTTGAATGAATTGAATTTGGAGGACGACATGCAAGATGATTCTGGTAATTTGGACGGAAGTCATAGGTCTTTCAGGACGTCGCCTTCCTATGCGGTAGAATCATTGAGGGATTTGCCACGGAAAAGCACAGTCAATGGTGCTCCAGCAACAAGTGAG GATGTTTCTGATGCAAGCACAGATTCGTCTAGGGACACTGGTGGACTAACTTGCCATCAGTGCCAAAGAAGTAATAAAGGTTCAGTTATCTGGTGCCTTAAGTGTGAGAGGAGAGGGTACTGCAGTAGCTGCATCAGTACATG GTATGCAAACATCCCTTTAGAAGAGATCCAAAGATTATGCCCTGCATGTCGTGGCTCTTGTAGCTGCAAGGTCTGCTCCAGGGTTGATAATCTGATAAAG GGAAGAATAAAAGAGATACCAGCACTGGACAAGTTGCGATACCTGTACTGCTTGCTGTTTTCAGTGCTTCCTATAGTTAAGCGGATTCACCAGCAACAGTGCGTGGAAATAGAATTAGAGAAAAAGCTTCGTG GTGTCGAAGTTGATCTTGAGAGAACAAAACTGAACGCCGACGAGCAAATGTGCTG CGATTGCTGCAGAGTACCTATCGTAGACTATCATCGACATTGTCCAGACTGTTCTTATGATCTTTGTCTGAATTGCTGCCAAGATCTCCGTGTAACAACTCGGGTTGATGCAGAAGATGGTTTGGGAAATAATTTTATCACTAAGAAAGAACAGTGTATATATGCTCCAAGCGAGCAGGAGTCTTTGCCCAAGCATAGGCTTTTGTTAACTTCAAAATTTCCTGGCTGGAGAGCCAATGAAGATGGAGGTGTACCATGCCTTCCAAGAGATCATGGTGGTTGTGGTTCCCCATATTTGACTCTTCAGAGAATCTTTAAGATGAATTGGGTTGCTAAACTGGTAAAAAATTTAGAAGAGATGGTCAGTGGTTGCACGGTTGACAACTCCAGTACTTCGTCAGAATTCAACTGTGCGCTCCTTGAATGTGCACATCGTGAGGAAAGTGACGACAATTTTATATATGGTCCATCAGCTCAAGAACTTAAAAGAGATGGGACTGAGTACTTTAGAAAGAATTGGGCAAAAGGCAAACCAGTCATTGTCAAAGAGGTTTGCGATATTTCGTCAAGCGCGAGTTGGGACCCCATGGTAATATGGAGAGAAATTTGTGAAGCTACTGATGAGAGGATGAATGATGCAAGTAAAATTGTGAAGGCTGTTGATTGTTTGGATTTGTCTGAG GTCGATATAGAACTTGGGCAGTTCATGAAAGGATACTCGGAGGGGCTCTTGCATGAAAATGATTGGCCTCAAATGTTGAAGTTGAAAGATTGGCCATCTCCAAGTGCTTCAGAAGAGTTCTTTTTGTATCAAAGACCTGAATTTATTAGTAAAGTGCCTTTGCTTGAGTTTATTCATTCGAAGTTTGGGCTTCTGAATGTTGCTGCCAAGTTACCCCACTACTCCTTGCAAAATGATGTAGGGCCTAAAATATTTATCTCATATGGACTGTTTGAGGAGTTAGGAAGAGGTGATTCAGTGACCAATCTCCATTTGAAAATGCGTGATATG GTATATATATTAGTGCATTCATGTGAGGTAAAAGTTAAAGGCTCGCAGCAAGAAAACATTGAGAAGGCGCAGAAAGCCTACACTGAATCTGGATTGCAACATTCATCTGAAGTTCCATGCAGAGACTTAAATGAAGTAGCTCCAGTTGGCTTCCCTTCTGATGAAGCTGATAGACATCAAGTATGTAGGGCAAATCTAGATATAAATCTTAGCGATCCAATGGATGAAACCGAAAGCCAGAGTATTGACCTTGAGCGTGAAAGCGTGGAGAGGGGAGCAATTTCTTCTTATACGCGCCCTGGAGCTGCTTGGGACGTCTTTCGGCGGGAGGATATTTCAAAGCTAACTGAGTATTTAAAAGCACACTGGAAAGAGTTGGGAATGTCGGATATAGCACAAAGTGATTCA GGTAACCCCATTTTTAATGAACAAGTGTATCTCAAGAATCACCATAAAACGAGACTTAAGGAAGAATTTG gggTTGAACCTTGGTCATTTGAACAGTACTTGGGGCAAGCCGTGTTTATACCAGCTGGATGTCTGTTCCAAGTAAGATACCTTCAG TCCACGGTTCAGCTAGGTCTTGATTTCTTATCTCCAGAAAGCTTAGAGCAGGCATCAAAATTGGCTGAAGAGATACGTATTCTTCCAAATGACCATGCTACAAAGCTTCAAATGGTGGAG GTTGGAAAGATATCACTTTATGCAGCTAGCTCTGCAATTAAAGATGTGCAGAAGCTGGTGCTTGATCAAAA GTCTGGTGCGGAACTTGTGTTCGAGGATCGTAATCTAACTGCAATGGTTTCAGAGAACCTGGAGAAATTGATTAAACAAAGACAAATTGCCTGTGCGTAA